The genomic stretch AGAGGGCACGGTGAGGGCACagggcacactcacacagcactcCACTATGACATGCACTTGTTTCTGGATTGTGGTCTGCCAGAATGAATAGGTTTACGCCCCAGGTGCCCATGACATCTCTGACCCTAAGCAAAAAGGAACAGTTAAGATGGAGCCAGCGCCAGGTCAAGGCCCAAAAGGACATGTAGCTTCATGCCAAAATTGTTATAACAAGTCCACAGTATAAAAAATGCTATAACAACTTTCAGCTATGCTATAGAGACAAGACTAATTCACAAATTCGTTATTTAAGCAGTTATTTATGTGTGCTTTTCTTGTTCCTCCTGTGGTTTGCAGAGGAAGAGTGGGAGCAGTGTGGAGTCGTTCTACAACCGCCTGCctgcccccacctctccccccaccctctTCAACACCAATGCTTTCACCACTGGCTTCCAGAGCATTGTGGAGGCTTATGGTGTGGCATGCTACAGAGAAGTCAACCCAGGTATCACACCTGCGCACACACGTGTGGACATGTACACTACTGGCTTGTTCTGTAAAACTGGCTGTTCAAGCCTGTAAACACTTGCCATACTGTTCAGCTAGTTTTGCTTATTCTCCTTCGGCACTGAGGATGTTAACGTTCTATGTTATGTTAATACTCTTAATTTGTCCTCAGCTGTGTATACTATCATCACGTTTCCTTTCCTGTTTGCGGTGATGTTTGGGGATGTTGGCCATGGTTTGCTCATGACACTGGCAGCTGTCTGGATGGTGCTACACGAGAGGGACCCCAAAATGAAAAGCAGCACCAGTGAGGTACGTTCCCACAAACCCAAGTCAAATCTCACTCTTATTACTTATGGATCTCAAGAAGTCGAGGTCAGTAGTTCCGGCACCATCCATTGTAAGATCCTTTTGAGTGGCTACGTAATGCACTTGTAAACTGTCTTCCCACACGTCCTTGCCGCAGATGTGGCGGACAGTCTTTGGTGGGCGCTATCTGATTCTGCTAATGGGACTCTTCTCCATCTACACTGGCGCCATTTATAACGAATGCTTCAGCAGAGGTCTCAGTCCGTTCCCCTCCGGCTGGCGTGTCAGGCCTATGAACTGGAGGTTGTAATCCTGTCTATACATGtattaatgcacacacacctagTTTCAGTCTACCAGAACCACAACAGAATGTAGTTTATTGGCTAAAGGGCAAATCCTTGTGAGCATAACCTAGCTTGCTTTAGTGTGGAAATTCTATAAATTGTATGCACGCCCAGGaaaacatatacatataccatttaacttacaaaagtgctttgtgaTTATGTGAGCAGTATAGTCAAGCTGAAAAAACTCAAAACATGCACTGAAACTTTCTTTCAGTGATGATACACTTAAGGAAAACCAGTACCTCAGTCTGGATCCAAATGTTACAGCGGTGTTCCAGGGGCCTTACCCTTTTGGCATTGACCCAGTAAGACACAATCCTTTGTCTAGCCCTTTGAAACAACTGTACTAACAGATTGTTAGCTCTTTATCGCTTACATACATACTGTGAACCATCCTTCCAAAGATCTGGCGGCTGGCAAATAACCACTTGACCTTCCTCAATTCGTATAAGATGAAGATGTCAGTCATTATTGGGGTGATCCATATGACTTTTGGAGTCTGCTTGTCCTTTTTCAACTACATGTGAGTGATATTTACAATATTTGCTGGTATTTCTGACTCCTGAAGGCTGCATCAAATCGTGACTGCTTTGCTTTTCATCTGCTTTTACTTAATGTATTTGGCCTCTCACCTTTATTCCCCCTCTGCAGACACTTTGGGGACATGAGCAGTGTGTTCCTGGTCTTGATTCCTGAGCTGGTGTTTATGCTCTGCCTGTTTGGGTACCTGGTCTGCATGGTGGTGTTTAAGTGGGTTGCGTTTGGGCCGCACAACTCAAGTCATGCTCCCAGCATATTGATCCACTTCATAGACATGTTCCTGTTTACCCAGAATCCAGACAACCCTCCCCTCTACAAAGGACAGGTGAGGGATAGCGCCACCTATCATCATATTCGATTTATACTTTAGATTCATATTTGGGTTGTGTTTGTTCCCAtgcatataaacaaaaaccagtTTGATTATGACCAAACTCTATTTAAATGTCTTACACTGCCTagatttttaatttaatgaaaatcCAGCAGTAATTGCAGAGTTAATAATGGTTCACTCAATCAACAATATTGTTTCAGCAAAGTTCCCCAGCCATTATGAATGCATTAGGTCTAGCGTCCTTGTTCTGATGGGTGGGATGGGATAGGTAGTCAATGCATTAGGTCTAGCGTCCTTGTTCGGATGGGTGGGATGGGATAGGTAGTCAATGCATTAGGTCTTGCATCCTTGTTAATGTAGGCTTATATGGGAAAGCACAAACCTGATGATTGTTCagtgcttttttgtttgtttttgtctttgttgtGTGCAGATAGTGGTGCAAACATTACTTGTGGTTTTAGCTTTGTGTGCCATTCCTGTGCTGTTACTTGGGAAGCCAGTTCACCTGTATCTGAAACACAGGAGCAGGGTTGCGGTAGGAGCAACTGAATATGCTCTGGACATCTGTGAACAATATACACGGTATGCACATGGATGGACTTGCATTTACCTCACTGGAATTTGACTCTGTGGTTTTGGCACAGGAAGAACAGCGCCCCCTAGTTTCGGACCATTGCTCAATCAATGTTCAGCAAGGAGACCTGGAGTCaggaagagggaaagagaataAGGCGAGTCACTGAAGCGCCAAAACAAGGGCAGGAAAGGGATGGGGCCTTTGAGATTAAAGGAAAACTGTTTACTGTTTATTTACTCTATTTAATCACTCTTGATGTCTCTGTACCTCAGGAGTTTTCCATTGCTGAGGTCTTTATGAATCAGGCTATTCATACTATAGAGTATTGCCTGGGCTGCATCTCCAACACTGCGTCCTACCTACGACTGTGGGCCCTTAGTCTTGCCCATGCACGTGAGTAACACGCATGACTACAGAATTCACACACAGTTCATTTGTACAAACATAGGCTAACACCACTGTGACCGTATGGGTTTGGGCTACAGTCTACACACACGACAAATGCACTTCCTGTCATTTTGCTCTGGAATGAGGTGGGGAAGACAGATCGGGTTTCAGAGGCAGCGGTTTCACAGCAACTCATGCAGCTAATGACATGCGCATACGTTTCAGAGCTTTCGGAGGTGCTGTGGGTAATGGTAATGAGGATCTCTCTCTCATGGCAAGGCTACGTGGGATCTGTAGTCCTGGCTGTCGTCTTTTCTTTCTTTGCCATGCTTACGGTATCTATCCTGCTCATCATGGAAGGGTTGTCTGCTTTCCTGCATGCCCTGCGTCTACACTGGTGAGacatacacacctcccacacagtTCCTATCAGTAAGTAGGCTGTTAGAAATGTGATCACCCTCAACACGGAAGATTAGATTAGCTTTGGCTCCGGCCCGGCTGCATTTTGCATGGTAGAATGCACTGAGTGCAGGTGAATATGGGTAGACTAGTGTAGGAATGCATATTTACACACATCGTATCCATATGTGCATATGTTCAAATTCAATAACCTTCACTTGCTAGTTGAGTCAAATGTTTTTTGCCAACTTCTGTGTCCAGGGTGGAATTTCAGAACAAGTTCTACCGGGGAACCGGATACAGACTGAACCCTTTTTCATTTGCATCACACATGTATCGGACTTAAGCTGACAAAATTATTAAGCTTACTTTCAATATTGGCCTGAGAAGgaatatatatagtttttatataaatgtatatatacatacattattAACAAAGTTTACATTTTTATGCTTAATTTATAATTTGTACAGTATATGCTTATAGCTATCATGGCCGAATAAGAATTTTCAATTTTCTTCTCAggaaatgtttttttgtttttagtttgcAATGGCCTTGATGTTGAGCATAAGAATGAGAGAACTGCAAAGCCCCAAAATAAGATTTCTGTGGAATCCTACCTATGATCCAGCATAGGTTTGGTTCTAGTCCTGTGATGTACACAACATGATTTCCATGGTACTGCACTCTTACCACGCCCCGGCCTGAATGAAATTTTGTAAAACACAGGATACCAGATGTGCCGTTTTAATTTGAAAATGTTTGTCCAAATGGGAAAAGCAGTACAGCATCCTGCCAGTCCTGCTCATCTAATTTTCTTTACACTTCGCTTTCCTCTTGCATACAGACAGGCCTTTATACCATCCGTGTTTTCAACTAATGTGTCCGGTCATAAATCTCATCTCTTAGTGCACCTGTCCCTGGAGATGTGCCTCATGTACCAGTCCCGGAAATGACGTAGTGATCACCAGACCTGATAGTGCCGGTAAAATATTCGAAGCATTGCAACGTTGAAAGACATTGCCTGAACAGTCTGATGATTTGCCAAAAAGATAGCAATCAAAGGTTCAAAATCACGTAGCACTAGAAACTGCAACGCTCTAACGATCATCAGTGTTTAGTCATTTAATTGCTGCAATAAATGcttttttttatgtgtgttgtCTTACATATATtatgtaaaatatataattGTAATGCCATATTGATTCTAGTGTCCATATTTACAATTTTACAG from Brachyhypopomus gauderio isolate BG-103 chromosome 15, BGAUD_0.2, whole genome shotgun sequence encodes the following:
- the tcirg1a gene encoding V-type proton ATPase 116 kDa subunit a 3 isoform X1, whose protein sequence is MGSLFRSEEVCLVQLFLQSGSAYNCVSELGELGIVEFRDLNPSVNAFQRKFVSEVRRCEEMEKTFSFLEQEINGCLSPPLSGPLPLPSPLPPAPQPRELLTIEEESERLARELREVSRNRDSLRNQLSRLSQYQGVLVQTHLLTATQVSLRTLETTALLDNGQDIRLSFVAGVVHPWKAAAFERLLWRACRGFIIADFWEMDEKLEEEDTREMVQWRVFLISFWGNQIGQKVKKICDCFHTHTFAYPECSEERDEILRGLQDRIVDLRTVLSQTECYMQQLLARCVCALPQWRVRVQKCKAVQAILNLCSPSVTDKCLIAEAWCPVSRLLLLQSALAEGTRKSGSSVESFYNRLPAPTSPPTLFNTNAFTTGFQSIVEAYGVACYREVNPAVYTIITFPFLFAVMFGDVGHGLLMTLAAVWMVLHERDPKMKSSTSEMWRTVFGGRYLILLMGLFSIYTGAIYNECFSRGLSPFPSGWRVRPMNWSDDTLKENQYLSLDPNVTAVFQGPYPFGIDPIWRLANNHLTFLNSYKMKMSVIIGVIHMTFGVCLSFFNYIHFGDMSSVFLVLIPELVFMLCLFGYLVCMVVFKWVAFGPHNSSHAPSILIHFIDMFLFTQNPDNPPLYKGQIVVQTLLVVLALCAIPVLLLGKPVHLYLKHRSRVAEEQRPLVSDHCSINVQQGDLESGRGKENKEFSIAEVFMNQAIHTIEYCLGCISNTASYLRLWALSLAHAQLSEVLWVMVMRISLSWQGYVGSVVLAVVFSFFAMLTVSILLIMEGLSAFLHALRLHWVEFQNKFYRGTGYRLNPFSFASHMYRT
- the tcirg1a gene encoding V-type proton ATPase 116 kDa subunit a 3 isoform X3 — translated: MGSLFRSEEVCLVQLFLQSGSAYNCVSELGELGIVEFRDLNPSVNAFQRKFVSEVRRCEEMEKTFSFLEQEINGCLSPPLSGPLPLPSPLPPAPQPRELLTIEEESERLARELREVSRNRDSLRNQLSRLSQYQGVLVQTHLLTATQVSLRTLETTALLDNGQDIRLSFVAGVVHPWKAAAFERLLWRACRGFIIADFWEMDEKLEEEDTREMVQWRVFLISFWGNQIGQKVKKICDCFHTHTFAYPECSEERDEILRGLQDRIVDLRTVLSQTECYMQQLLARCVCALPQWRVRVQKCKAVQAILNLCSPSVTDKCLIAEAWCPVSRLLLLQSALAEGTRKSGSSVESFYNRLPAPTSPPTLFNTNAFTTGFQSIVEAYGVACYREVNPAVYTIITFPFLFAVMFGDVGHGLLMTLAAVWMVLHERDPKMKSSTSEMWRTVFGGRYLILLMGLFSIYTGAIYNECFSRGLSPFPSGWRVRPMNWSDDTLKENQYLSLDPNVTAVFQGPYPFGIDPIWRLANNHLTFLNSYKMKMSVIIGVIHMTFGVCLSFFNYIHFGDMSSVFLVLIPELVFMLCLFGYLVCMVVFKWVAFGPHNSSHAPSILIHFIDMFLFTQNPDNPPLYKGQIVVQTLLVVLALCAIPVLLLGKPVHLYLKHRSRVAEEQRPLVSDHCSINVQQGDLESGRGKENKEFSIAEVFMNQAIHTIEYCLGCISNTASYLRLWALSLAHARWNFRTSSTGEPDTD
- the tcirg1a gene encoding V-type proton ATPase 116 kDa subunit a 3 isoform X2, whose amino-acid sequence is MGSLFRSEEVCLVQLFLQSGSAYNCVSELGELGIVEFRDLNPSVNAFQRKFVSEVRRCEEMEKTFSFLEQEINGCLSPPLSGPLPLPSPLPPAPQPRELLTIEEESERLARELREVSRNRDSLRNQLSRLSQYQGVLVQTHLLTATQVSLRTLETTALLDNGQDIRLSFVAGVVHPWKAAAFERLLWRACRGFIIADFWEMDEKLEEEDTREMVQWRVFLISFWGNQIGQKVKKICDCFHTHTFAYPECSEERDEILRGLQDRIVDLRTVLSQTECYMQQLLARCVCALPQWRVRVQKCKAVQAILNLCSPSVTDKCLIAEAWCPVSRLLLLQSALAEGTRKSGSSVESFYNRLPAPTSPPTLFNTNAFTTGFQSIVEAYGVACYREVNPAVWMVLHERDPKMKSSTSEMWRTVFGGRYLILLMGLFSIYTGAIYNECFSRGLSPFPSGWRVRPMNWSDDTLKENQYLSLDPNVTAVFQGPYPFGIDPIWRLANNHLTFLNSYKMKMSVIIGVIHMTFGVCLSFFNYIHFGDMSSVFLVLIPELVFMLCLFGYLVCMVVFKWVAFGPHNSSHAPSILIHFIDMFLFTQNPDNPPLYKGQIVVQTLLVVLALCAIPVLLLGKPVHLYLKHRSRVAEEQRPLVSDHCSINVQQGDLESGRGKENKEFSIAEVFMNQAIHTIEYCLGCISNTASYLRLWALSLAHAQLSEVLWVMVMRISLSWQGYVGSVVLAVVFSFFAMLTVSILLIMEGLSAFLHALRLHWVEFQNKFYRGTGYRLNPFSFASHMYRT